The segment GATGATTCCAAAACACTAATCAGCAACAATCGACACTAATTTTCTTCGTCCCGGGTATGTTCGAATAGAAACGCCTGGCGAACTTGGGCCGGGTTGGAAACAGTCACACGCCTCGCGCCGCGGTAGAATTGCGTTCTCTTTTCATCCTCGCTATTCGTATTAGTGTTGATTAGTGCCGATTAGTGTTTCCCATCCTTGCTGAATTGCATCTGCTGCCCAAGACGCCACCGCGTTTCGCAAGCGACATTGACGAACGGCCCTTTGCGCTAGGGAAAAACGAGCAGGTCGCGACCAGAAATTTGCTCAATGGCAAACGTCGCGAAAAGAAGTAGGGCTGGAGGGACTCGAACCCCCGACAAAGGGATTATGAGTCCCCTGCTCTAACCAACTGAGCTACAGCCCCGAATCGATGACGGTCGAATTTACACAATTTCCCGCGCTCACGGAAGGCTGCCGTCACGACAGCGGTGACTTCACTGCGGATTCAGTCGCAGGTCAATCAGCAATTCATCGACGGCCTCGACATCACGTGTTTCCGGCAGACTGGAATTCGTAAATGATGCTTCCAGTTTTTGCTCCAACGAATCAAGCTGGCTCCCGTGGAACTGCCAATCCAGATTGGCCAAACCAACCTTCTCTTCCGTCTTGGCTGCGATCAAATCAGGAATGAAATCCAGTCCCGCACTCTCGTGAAGCCGACGGATATCGGTCTCGATTCGTCCGCTTTCCATCAGGTGAATGCCGGTGAGCAAAACCCGGTACGCGTAGAGCAGCGATTTGGCTTTCTTGACTGACTCCTTCTCCAGCAGCTTTCGTTGCGTGCCGTAGAAACCCCGATAGTGGTGAAAGTGAAATCGTGTGATGCAGCGCCCCGCAATTGGCTTGAGTCGATCCAGAAAGTCCTGCCCGCAGACAACCAGCGGTGAAAAAATCTGCTCCAGAACGTAGCCATTGTTCTTGATCAGCAGTCTCAGAAATTTTCCAATCTCGTGACTGACCAAATCGACTTCGACTCCGTCTTCGATACTTGTACGGTCTATCGTTTCTGTCGGTGTCGCCAGCCGCACCATGTCCCGCAATGGCAGCAGGTGACTGCCGCGGAGATCGACGTCGCTGTCTGGCGAAGGAAAGCCATAGATGTGTGCGCCACTGACAGTCACAAACAGCGGATCATGCCCAAGCGAATCGACAGATGGTTTCCAGTGTTCTGGTGTCATTTTGGTCTCGAGGAAATCGCTGACTCACGAGCTTCGATCAAAAACTGGTCAACGGTCTTGAAGTTTGGTTGTTCAGGAAGTTTCGTATGCTCGAACGCATCCGCGAAAGTTTTGTTCAGCTCGATGGCCATCGATTCAATCTGCTCAAAAGAGTACTGACCATTGCGAATCGCCAAAAGTTCGCTGCGAAATTCGGAAACATCCACCATGATTTCGCCAGTTTTCAGTGCGCCGCTGCCACTGTGAAGCAGTCGAATGAGATGCATCGCATGTTTGGATTTGTAGGTGCCGTTTTTCTGAAAGCTGTTTCGCATGCGGCGGAACTGACTCAATGCGTAGCCCGAATAGGTTTTGAAAATGTGTCTGGAGAGAAACGCTTCTCGCATCTCGCGAAGCCGAATCGCGATAGGGCTGGCTTCCAAAACCATCGGCGTCCACAGCGTTTCGAGAATGTTCGGGTTCGCCTTCAACGCCAACCTCAAGAACTTTTCCAGCTCCCAGAACACTTCATCAAGCTGCCCGTCGTTGAACTCAAGCTGCTGCGGCACCTCGTACAGCGACCAATGCAGTTCCGCGGGCGGCAAAAAGATGCCTCGGATATCGTCGTCAGATGATTCGTTCGAAAGCCCAAACGCTTTCGAACCAACCTGGCAGCGATAGATCACGAACGGACGGTAGGTTTCATGGTTTTTGGAAAGCAACAAATTGTCGATCTCCTGTCGACGCAGCGAAAGCTCGTCAAAAGACGCTTCGACAACCGAGCCGTCGGCAAACTGGATCGTGTAAGGTTGGTCGTTGTGCGGAGGGCATTTGGTGACCACGCCCACCGAGCCCGGTTTCTTTTTCACGGCGTCCGGCTCCAAGCCAGTGGCCTTTGTTGTTTGCAGCACTACCTGCGTTCCGGCCGGGATCACAAAATTGCGTGACACAATGAGCGGCGGTTGGCGATCGGTCAATTTCTTCTCTCCTCGATTTTGGACAGACTGATCGGTCGTGGAAAAGCGAACGCAGGCCGGAAGCCTGTACCACCGCCGAGTCTGCGAAGCTTCTAGCTGGCCGGGTGAACGTAAGGCTCGCGCCAATCCCGAGCAAGTTTCATGTTCGCGGCGTCGCTGTTGGTGACTCGATGCGTCACCGGATCCCAATGCAAAGTCTTGCCGACTTCCATCGCAATGTTGGCCAGAATGCACGACGCGCTCGAAATGTGACCTTGCTCGATATCCGCGACCGGTTTGCTGCGGTCCTGAATCGAATTCAAAAAGTCCTGCATATGGCCGCGGATCGCTGACGCCACGTGCAACTCCAACGCCCAGTTGGCTTTGTCTTCTTTGTCCGTCGGATATTTGTCAAGTTCGATCACAGCCTTCGAAGTCAACTTCTCGCCACCGCGATGAGGTTCGAACTCGTATCGGTTCACATCCAGCTTCAACGTGCCTTTGTCGCCGTAAATGATCGCCGCCCAAGGATACTCTTTGTTTGAAGAATGACCCCAGCTACGATGCGTCCACACGACGTTCAGATCGTCGTAGTGGAAGGTTGCCGTCTGCGTATCCGTAATGTTGGCACGGGCTTCGGTGTCGACCAGAATGCCGCCCGCGCTGCTGATTCGCGACGGCCAACCGAGGTCCAACATCCAACGCGTCAGATCCAGCATGTGGACGCACATGTCGCCCACGATTCCGTTTCCGTACTCCATGAACGCTCGCCAGCCGCGGGGGTGCACGATGTCATTGTAAGGCCGCATCGGAGCAGGTCCTGTGTAGGCTTCCCAATCCAGATGGTCCGGAGCCGGTTTGTCGGGAGCCTGTTCAATCGTTTTTCGATTTCGCATGTGGTAGTAGCAGCAGACCTCCACGTGAGCCACATCGCCGAGCAATCCGGCATCGACGACTTTCTGTTTGGCTTCGATCAAGTGCGGCGTGCTTCGACGCTGCGTCCCGATCTGCACCACGCGATTGTGTTTCCGTGCCGCGTCGAGCATCGCTTTGCTTTCCAAAACATCGCAGCCCGTCGGCTTTTGGCAGTAAACATCGGCACCCGATTCGACCGCGGCGATCATCGGCAGCGAGTGCCAGTGGTCTGGCGTGCCGATGATCACGATGTCGTGCTCAAGCTCTTTGAGTTGGTTTCGATAGTCCGCAAATATCCGCGGGACTTTCTTTGATTTTTGCCGAGACCCCAACAGCTCAGCGGCCTCTGCTGCCATTTTGGAATCCACGTCGCAAACCGAAACGACGTCCACATCCGCGATATTGAGCAATTGAAGCGTGTCGCACTTTCCGTACCAGCCGGAACCGATCAGGCCGACTTTCGGAGGGGCATTGGTCCCTGCGGCGTGAACGTAAGGTGCCAGAGATGCGATTGCCGAACCAGCGGCTGCCTGTTTGAGAAATGTTCTGCGTTGCACGAAACGACCTTTGTTGGTGGATAGTTTTGCGGTGGACAATTTGTGGAAAATCGTCGAAACGATCGGCGGAGATTATATCACGAATTCAATGCCAAACGCGCCCATGGTGAGGAATGAAACCCATGGGTATCATTTGAGGTAACTATTGATCTGGTCAAATCTTTACTCCACACAGGAATATTTGTGAATCGCATTTTTTACATCGGGACCACGCTGTTGGCGCTGTCAGTGTTCGCACTGCAATCGGCTACGGCGCAGTTGCCCAAAAAAGTCACCGAGATCGAAGGGATCACGGAATACAAACTGGACAACGGTATCCAGTTGCTGCTGTTCCCCGATGACTCGAAGCCGCAATTTACTGTCAACATGACGCTGATGGTTGGCTCTCGCCACGAAGGCTACGGCGAAACCGGGATGGCTCACCTGCTTGAGCACATGCTGTTTCGCGGCACCGAAAAATATCCTGACACGCCCAAGTGGCTGAAGGAAAAAGGCGTGTTGAACATGAACGGCACGACGTGGCTCGATCGAACCAACTACTACGAAACGCTTCCGGCGTCCGAAGAGAACCTTGAGTTCGCTCTCGATATGGAGTCCGACCGTTTGCTCAACAGCACGATTTTGGCCGAACACCTTGCTGCTGAAATGACGATCGTTCGCAACGAGTTTGAGCGTGGCGAAAACAGCCCGCAACGAATCTTGATGCAGCGTATCGCAGCGAATGCTTTTGAGTGGCACAACTACGGCAAATCCACAATCGGAAACCGCAGTGACATCGAGCGTGTTCCAATCAGCAACTTGCGTGAGTTTTATCGCAAGTTTTACCAGCCCGACAATCTGATGCTGGTGATTGCCGGAAAGTTCGATCAGGACAAAGCGCTTGAGTTGGTCGAGAAGTACTTTGGTTCGCTGAAAATTCCCGATCGCAAACTGCCGAAAACTTACACCGAGGAGCCTGTTCAGGACGGCGAACGGTTGGTCGTGCTGAAGCGGAACGGCGACGTTCAAATGGCGGGCGCTGCCTATCACGTGCCTGCTGCATCAAGCGACGACTATGCCGCGGTTGAAGTGTTGGTCAACATTCTTGGCGACGAACCTTCCGGGCCGCTGTACAAGAAACTGGTCAAGACCGAACTGGCGACTAGTGCGTCAACGATGGCGTTCAAGACTCATGATCCCGGATTGTTCTACGTTTTCGCAGAGGTTTCCAAGGACAAGGATCTGGAGAAAGCCAAAACCGTCATGCTGGAAACGGTTCAGAATGCTGCTGACGACATTACAGAAGCCGACGTCCAACGTGCGCTTCGCGGAATCGAAAAACGTCGCGAGCGTCAGTTTGCGAACTCGGAAAGTTTCGCGATCGAGTTGAGCGAATGGCGATCTTACGGCGACTGGCGGATGTATTTCCTGCATCGCGATCGACTTGAGAAAGTTACTCTCGCGGATGTCAAAGCGGCTGCCAAAGCCTACCTGAAAACCGACAACCGTACCGTTGGTCTGTTCATTCCGACCAAGGATCCGGATCGTACGACGATTCCTGAGCGAGTCGACATTGCGAAAAAGCTGGAAGGCTACAAAGGCCGCAAGGCGATGGCCAAAGGTGAAGCTTTCGATCCGACTCCGGCCAACATCGACGCGCGAACCGAGATTGTCAAAATCGCGGACGGCGTGCAAGTCGCGATGCTGCCGAAAAAAGTTCGTGGCGGACGCGTTGTCCTTTCAGGGACCATGCACTTCGGAACCGAAGATTCGCTCAAAGGTCACGTGACTCACAATCGAATCCTCGGACGTCTGATGGGCCGCGGAACCAAACAGCTTTCGTTCCAGGAATACCAGGACAAGCTGGACGAGATCGAAACGTCGCTGAACGTCAGTGGCGACACCGGTCAACTTTCGTTTTCGGTTGAGACGAAGGCCGAACGGGTAGGCGAAGCTCTGGACTTGCTCAAAGAAGTCCTGCAGGAACCGGCACTCGACGCTGACGAGATGGAAGTCCTTCGCAACGAGGGACTGACGGCTTTGGAAAGCACGCTTTCTGATCCGCAGGCTCTGGGTGTCAACGCGATGCAACGAGCCATGTCTCCGTATCCAGCGGACGACGTTCGCTATGAGAAAACGATCGAGGAATCGATTGAAGCGATGAAGAACGTCAAAGTCGAAGGCGTCCGTGCGTTCTACGAGCAATTCGTGGGCGGCCAGAATGTCGAAATCGGCGTTGTTGGGCAATTCGATTCTGATGTGGTCCAGGAAAAACTGGCCGCAATCTTCACCGACTGGAGCACGCAGGAAGCTTACGAGCGGATTGCAACGCCTGCCCCAAATGTTGAAGGTCAACGGATTACGATCAACACGCCGGACAAAAAGAACGCGCTCTACATCGGAGCACTTCCTTTGGCGGTCGATGATCAGGACGAGAATTACGAAGCGATGCTGATCGGCAATTACATTCTCGGCGGTGGCCCACTGTCTTCGCGACTGGCTGACCGTGTTCGGAAAAAGGAAGGCTTGAGCTACGGCGTTGGTTCGCAGTTTGTGGCTGGTTCGCAAGACAAAAGCGGTGCTTTCATCGTGTTTGCGATTTCCAATCCGGACAACTCAGAGAAAGTCGTTTCGACGATTGCCGAAGAGATCAACCGGATCATCGAAAGCGGCGTTGAGTCGAAGGAGATGAGAAAGGCTCGCAAGAGTTTCTTGCGGACGCGCAAAGGTCGTCGTGCGAACGACAACGCGTTGGCCCAAACCTTGCGAGAGAACCTTGAGCTTGGTCGCACGATGGAGTTTGCTCAGCAAGGCGACGAAGCCATCGAAGCGTTGACTGAGGAGCAAGTCGAGGCGGCGATCAAGGCGTTGATTACCCCAGAGAAAATGGTTGTCGTAACGGCGGGTGATTTCGAGAAGAAGTCCGAATCGGAATCCGAAGCGGAACAGAAAACCGAAGTGAAAGCGGAAGCTGAGGCGGAGCCTGCGGGAAGCAAGTGATCTTTCCGCGTCCGCGGTCTCAG is part of the Mariniblastus fucicola genome and harbors:
- a CDS encoding nucleotidyltransferase domain-containing protein gives rise to the protein MTPEHWKPSVDSLGHDPLFVTVSGAHIYGFPSPDSDVDLRGSHLLPLRDMVRLATPTETIDRTSIEDGVEVDLVSHEIGKFLRLLIKNNGYVLEQIFSPLVVCGQDFLDRLKPIAGRCITRFHFHHYRGFYGTQRKLLEKESVKKAKSLLYAYRVLLTGIHLMESGRIETDIRRLHESAGLDFIPDLIAAKTEEKVGLANLDWQFHGSQLDSLEQKLEASFTNSSLPETRDVEAVDELLIDLRLNPQ
- a CDS encoding nucleotidyltransferase domain-containing protein yields the protein MTDRQPPLIVSRNFVIPAGTQVVLQTTKATGLEPDAVKKKPGSVGVVTKCPPHNDQPYTIQFADGSVVEASFDELSLRRQEIDNLLLSKNHETYRPFVIYRCQVGSKAFGLSNESSDDDIRGIFLPPAELHWSLYEVPQQLEFNDGQLDEVFWELEKFLRLALKANPNILETLWTPMVLEASPIAIRLREMREAFLSRHIFKTYSGYALSQFRRMRNSFQKNGTYKSKHAMHLIRLLHSGSGALKTGEIMVDVSEFRSELLAIRNGQYSFEQIESMAIELNKTFADAFEHTKLPEQPNFKTVDQFLIEARESAISSRPK
- a CDS encoding Gfo/Idh/MocA family protein, whose product is MQRRTFLKQAAAGSAIASLAPYVHAAGTNAPPKVGLIGSGWYGKCDTLQLLNIADVDVVSVCDVDSKMAAEAAELLGSRQKSKKVPRIFADYRNQLKELEHDIVIIGTPDHWHSLPMIAAVESGADVYCQKPTGCDVLESKAMLDAARKHNRVVQIGTQRRSTPHLIEAKQKVVDAGLLGDVAHVEVCCYYHMRNRKTIEQAPDKPAPDHLDWEAYTGPAPMRPYNDIVHPRGWRAFMEYGNGIVGDMCVHMLDLTRWMLDLGWPSRISSAGGILVDTEARANITDTQTATFHYDDLNVVWTHRSWGHSSNKEYPWAAIIYGDKGTLKLDVNRYEFEPHRGGEKLTSKAVIELDKYPTDKEDKANWALELHVASAIRGHMQDFLNSIQDRSKPVADIEQGHISSASCILANIAMEVGKTLHWDPVTHRVTNSDAANMKLARDWREPYVHPAS
- a CDS encoding M16 family metallopeptidase, which gives rise to MNRIFYIGTTLLALSVFALQSATAQLPKKVTEIEGITEYKLDNGIQLLLFPDDSKPQFTVNMTLMVGSRHEGYGETGMAHLLEHMLFRGTEKYPDTPKWLKEKGVLNMNGTTWLDRTNYYETLPASEENLEFALDMESDRLLNSTILAEHLAAEMTIVRNEFERGENSPQRILMQRIAANAFEWHNYGKSTIGNRSDIERVPISNLREFYRKFYQPDNLMLVIAGKFDQDKALELVEKYFGSLKIPDRKLPKTYTEEPVQDGERLVVLKRNGDVQMAGAAYHVPAASSDDYAAVEVLVNILGDEPSGPLYKKLVKTELATSASTMAFKTHDPGLFYVFAEVSKDKDLEKAKTVMLETVQNAADDITEADVQRALRGIEKRRERQFANSESFAIELSEWRSYGDWRMYFLHRDRLEKVTLADVKAAAKAYLKTDNRTVGLFIPTKDPDRTTIPERVDIAKKLEGYKGRKAMAKGEAFDPTPANIDARTEIVKIADGVQVAMLPKKVRGGRVVLSGTMHFGTEDSLKGHVTHNRILGRLMGRGTKQLSFQEYQDKLDEIETSLNVSGDTGQLSFSVETKAERVGEALDLLKEVLQEPALDADEMEVLRNEGLTALESTLSDPQALGVNAMQRAMSPYPADDVRYEKTIEESIEAMKNVKVEGVRAFYEQFVGGQNVEIGVVGQFDSDVVQEKLAAIFTDWSTQEAYERIATPAPNVEGQRITINTPDKKNALYIGALPLAVDDQDENYEAMLIGNYILGGGPLSSRLADRVRKKEGLSYGVGSQFVAGSQDKSGAFIVFAISNPDNSEKVVSTIAEEINRIIESGVESKEMRKARKSFLRTRKGRRANDNALAQTLRENLELGRTMEFAQQGDEAIEALTEEQVEAAIKALITPEKMVVVTAGDFEKKSESESEAEQKTEVKAEAEAEPAGSK